The following coding sequences are from one Danio rerio strain Tuebingen ecotype United States chromosome 21, GRCz12tu, whole genome shotgun sequence window:
- the zgc:152891 gene encoding uncharacterized protein LOC767741 (The RefSeq protein has 4 substitutions compared to this genomic sequence), translated as MGGFHVTVRTSAFPVSGTYSSVWISLIGSLCESPPIKVEHRLLPGSACTVVIMPEEEVGILVLVKLRLEAKPGFPDLDWHCQDVQVKQSSEDPEMEVFPCNKWIRTADGHIILHNDKVCLKKEETLEVLTNHREKDLQCKQQIIKWGTFAEGSPHCIAMTSVADLGPNLSYIRKRPVTNVHYIKGFIERRTSWRSLQELETVFLFSGSENMIAKYVQAHWQEDAFFGYQCLNGCNPLCVRQIHHLPPNFSVTSEMLKSFLPEGSSLDQEMEKGRVYLLDYEVLDQLPANTVNGKQTYLSAPLCLLHYNQDEELKPIAIQLQQVPGPQNPIFLPSDAPPDWLLAKMWVRNSDFQIHQLLSHFFRTHLLGEVCCTATLRQLPEIHPLFQLLMPHIRSTLQINIQARATLLAANGVFDKSVACGLEAIPQLFTRATQRLRYSSLCVPDDVKERGLDALPVCYYAQDALRVWDALHRFVAGWTRLYYCSDEDVQSDCELQNWIGEIFREGFLGLTHLGVPQSFQTAAEMCKFVTMVIFSCSALHSAVNFSQLDFNLCIPNTPATMSRPPSQTKGSVSEEDLLSFLPEVNSSCHVLSVLSLLSQPAIDFVPLCHYNEWYFHSGAMAKLVEDVQKELKIIAKDIADRNSQLELPYPYMSPDYIENSVTI; from the exons ATGGGTGGCTTTCATGTGACCGTTCGAACCTCAGCATTCCCTGTCTCAGGAACGTACAGCAGTGTTTGGATTTCTTTGATTGGTTCTCTGTGCGAAAGTCCTCCAATCAAAGTGGAACACCGTCTCCTTCCCGGATCG gccTGTACAGTTGTCATAATGCCAGAAGAGGAAGTTGGCATTTTGGTTTTGGTGAAACTCCGCCTTGAGGCTCAGCCTGGGTTTCCAGACTTGGATTGGCACTGCCAGGATGTGCAGGTGAAACACAGTTCTGAAGATCCAGAGATGGAGGTTTTTCCCTGCAATAAATGGATCCGAACAGCAGATGGTCACATTATACTTCGGAATGACAAAG TGTGCTTGAAAAAGGAGGAAACATTAGAAGTCTTAACCAATCACAGGGAGAAGGATCTCCAATGTAAACAACAAATTATCAA ATGGGGTACATTTGCTGAAGGTAGTCCTCACTGTATAGCCATGACCAGCGTGGCTGATCTAGGACCTAATTTGAGTTACATCCGGAAACG CCCAGTTACCAATGTTCACTACATTAAAGGATTAATTGAGAGAAGAACATCATGGAGAAGCCTACAGGAACTGGAGACAGTCTTCCTTTTCAGTGGAAGCGAGAACATGATTGCCA AATATGTTCAGGCTCACTGGCAGGAGGACGCATTTTTTGGATATCAGTGCCTCAATGGCTGCAATCCTCTGTGTGTCAGACAGATCCACCATCTGCCACCTAACTTTTCGGTCACTTCAGAAATGCTGAAATCTTTTCTGCCAGAGGGCTCATCGCTGGATCAAGAGATGGAG AAAGGACGTGTGTATCTTCTGGATTATGAAGTGCTGGATCAGCTGCCTGCTAACACCGTCAATGGCAAACAGACTTATTTGTCTGCTCCTTTGTGTCTGCTGCATTACAACCAAGATGAAGAACTAAAACCTATTGCTATACAA CTTCAGCAGGTTCCTGGTCCACAGAATCCTATTTTCTTGCCGTCTGATGCCCCACCAGACTGGTTGTTAGCAAAGATGTGGGTCCGTAATTCAGATTTTCAGATTCATCAGCTACTTTCGCATTTCTTTCGGACTCATCTTTTAGGAGAAGTGTGCTGTACGGCCACGCTCAGGCAGCTGCCAGAGATTCATCCTCTATTTCAG CTCTTAATGCCTCATATCCGCAGCACTCTTCAGATTAACATTCAGGCTAGAGCGACACTTCTAGCTGCAAATGGTGTTTTTGACAAG TCAGTGGCCTGCGGTCTGGAGGCAATACCACAGCTTTTTACTCGAGCGACCCAGCGTCTCCGCTACAGCTCTCTGTGTGTGCCAGATGATGTGAAAGAGCGAGGCCTGGATGCTCTGCCGGTCTGTTATTATGCTCAAGATGCTCTCAGAGTCTGGGATGCTTTACACAG GTTTGTTGCAGGCTGGACTCGCTTGTATTACTGCAGCGATGAAGACGTCCAGAGTGACTGTGAGCTgcagaactggattggagagatCTTCAGGGAGGGTTTCCTCGGCCTCACTCACTTAG GAGTCCCACAATCCTTTCAGACGGCAGCTGAAATGTGCAAGTTTGTTACGATGGTGATCTTCTCCTGCTCAGCACTTCATTCAGCCGTGAACTTCTCTCAG CTGGATTTTAACCTTTGCATACCAAACACTCCAGCGACCATGTCTCGTCCCCCATCTCAAACCAAAGGCTCAGTGTCCGAGGAGGATCTTTTGTCCTTTCTACCAGAGGTCAACTCCTCCTGCCACGTCCTTAGCGTCCTGTCTCTTCTGTCACAGCCTGCTATTGACTTT GTACCCTTGTGCCATTATAATGAGTGGTACTTTCACAGTGGTGCAATGGCCAAGCTTGTGGAGGACGTCCAGAAAGAGCTGAAGATTATAGCGAAAGACATTGCAGACAGGAACAGCCAGCTGGAGTTGCCCTATCCTTACATGTCTCCAGACTACATCGAGAACAGTGTGACGATTTGA
- the zgc:152891 gene encoding uncharacterized protein isoform X1 — protein sequence MGGFHVTVRTSAFPVSGTYSSVWISLIGSLCESPPIKVEHRLLPGSACTVVIMPEEEVGILVLVKLRLEAQPGFPDLDWHCQDVQVKHSSEDPEMEVFPCNKWIRTADGHIILRNDKVCLKKEETLEVLTNHREKDLQCKQQIIKWGTFAEGSPHCIAMTSVADLGPNLSYIRKRPVTNVHYIKGLIERRTSWRSLQELETVFLFSGSENMIAKYVQAHWQEDAFFGYQCLNGCNPLCVRQIHHLPPNFSVTSEMLKSFLPEGSSLDQEMEKGRVYLLDYEVLDQLPANTVNGKQTYLSAPLCLLHYNQDEELKPIAIQLLMPHIRSTLQINIQARATLLAANGVFDKSVACGLEAIPQLFTRATQRLRYSSLCVPDDVKERGLDALPVCYYAQDALRVWDALHRFVAGWTRLYYCSDEDVQSDCELQNWIGEIFREGFLGLTHLGVPQSFQTAAEMCKFVTMVIFSCSALHSAVNFSQLDFNLCIPNTPATMSRPPSQTKGSVSEEDLLSFLPEVNSSCHVLSVLSLLSQPAIDFVPLCHYNEWYFHSGAMAKLVEDVQKELKIIAKDIADRNSQLELPYPYMSPDYIENSVTI from the exons ATGGGTGGCTTTCATGTGACCGTTCGAACCTCAGCATTCCCTGTCTCAGGAACGTACAGCAGTGTTTGGATTTCTTTGATTGGTTCTCTGTGCGAAAGTCCTCCAATCAAAGTGGAACACCGTCTCCTTCCCGGATCG gccTGTACAGTTGTCATAATGCCAGAAGAGGAAGTTGGCATTTTGGTTTTGGTGAAACTCCGCCTTGAGGCTCAGCCTGGGTTTCCAGACTTGGATTGGCACTGCCAGGATGTGCAGGTGAAACACAGTTCTGAAGATCCAGAGATGGAGGTTTTTCCCTGCAATAAATGGATCCGAACAGCAGATGGTCACATTATACTTCGGAATGACAAAG TGTGCTTGAAAAAGGAGGAAACATTAGAAGTCTTAACCAATCACAGGGAGAAGGATCTCCAATGTAAACAACAAATTATCAA ATGGGGTACATTTGCTGAAGGTAGTCCTCACTGTATAGCCATGACCAGCGTGGCTGATCTAGGACCTAATTTGAGTTACATCCGGAAACG CCCAGTTACCAATGTTCACTACATTAAAGGATTAATTGAGAGAAGAACATCATGGAGAAGCCTACAGGAACTGGAGACAGTCTTCCTTTTCAGTGGAAGCGAGAACATGATTGCCA AATATGTTCAGGCTCACTGGCAGGAGGACGCATTTTTTGGATATCAGTGCCTCAATGGCTGCAATCCTCTGTGTGTCAGACAGATCCACCATCTGCCACCTAACTTTTCGGTCACTTCAGAAATGCTGAAATCTTTTCTGCCAGAGGGCTCATCGCTGGATCAAGAGATGGAG AAAGGACGTGTGTATCTTCTGGATTATGAAGTGCTGGATCAGCTGCCTGCTAACACCGTCAATGGCAAACAGACTTATTTGTCTGCTCCTTTGTGTCTGCTGCATTACAACCAAGATGAAGAACTAAAACCTATTGCTATACAA CTCTTAATGCCTCATATCCGCAGCACTCTTCAGATTAACATTCAGGCTAGAGCGACACTTCTAGCTGCAAATGGTGTTTTTGACAAG TCAGTGGCCTGCGGTCTGGAGGCAATACCACAGCTTTTTACTCGAGCGACCCAGCGTCTCCGCTACAGCTCTCTGTGTGTGCCAGATGATGTGAAAGAGCGAGGCCTGGATGCTCTGCCGGTCTGTTATTATGCTCAAGATGCTCTCAGAGTCTGGGATGCTTTACACAG GTTTGTTGCAGGCTGGACTCGCTTGTATTACTGCAGCGATGAAGACGTCCAGAGTGACTGTGAGCTgcagaactggattggagagatCTTCAGGGAGGGTTTCCTCGGCCTCACTCACTTAG GAGTCCCACAATCCTTTCAGACGGCAGCTGAAATGTGCAAGTTTGTTACGATGGTGATCTTCTCCTGCTCAGCACTTCATTCAGCCGTGAACTTCTCTCAG CTGGATTTTAACCTTTGCATACCAAACACTCCAGCGACCATGTCTCGTCCCCCATCTCAAACCAAAGGCTCAGTGTCCGAGGAGGATCTTTTGTCCTTTCTACCAGAGGTCAACTCCTCCTGCCACGTCCTTAGCGTCCTGTCTCTTCTGTCACAGCCTGCTATTGACTTT GTACCCTTGTGCCATTATAATGAGTGGTACTTTCACAGTGGTGCAATGGCCAAGCTTGTGGAGGACGTCCAGAAAGAGCTGAAGATTATAGCGAAAGACATTGCAGACAGGAACAGCCAGCTGGAGTTGCCCTATCCTTACATGTCTCCAGACTACATCGAGAACAGTGTGACGATTTGA